The following coding sequences are from one Mesorhizobium onobrychidis window:
- a CDS encoding glucan ABC transporter ATP-binding protein/ permease → MSLLQIYWRALGYLAADRKRVAFICGANVALAIIAILEPIMFGRVIDAISDGGSVFSTLAVWAGIGVFNVVAFVLVARGADRFAHARRSEVLCQSFERVITMPLAWHHQRGTSNSLHTLLRAVETLFSLWLEFMRQHLSTVVALVLLVPTALSMDIRMSMVLLALGALYVGIGRLVMRRTREGQASVERHFHQVFAHVSDSVSNVAVLQSYNRIGHETDALKRYVKNLLDAQYPVLDWWALANALHRLSSTISMMVVLLIGSYLVMHGQLRIGDVIAFTGFATLLIARLDQMSAFANQISEARAKLEEFYRLEDSAADAAEPDGLRDLVNVTGHVRFENVSFEFANSGQGVNDVSFEVHAGQTVAIVGPTGAGKTTLINLLQRVFAPSSGRILIDGIDTRTVTRKSLRHSIATVFQDAGLLNRSIEDNIRVGRAEATYDEVHAAANAAAAQDFILSKSNGYDTVVGERGGQLSGGERQRIAIARAVLKDSPILVLDEATSALDVETEDRVKEAIDELRRGRTTFIIAHRLTTVRDADLVVFMDKGKVVEMGGFAELSMRNGRFASLLRAGGLLNDEEVRRLSRTITDEAA, encoded by the coding sequence GTGTCCCTTCTGCAGATCTACTGGAGAGCGCTTGGTTATCTCGCCGCCGACAGGAAACGCGTAGCGTTTATCTGCGGAGCGAATGTCGCGCTTGCCATTATCGCCATCCTTGAGCCGATCATGTTCGGACGGGTGATCGATGCTATTTCGGACGGCGGCTCGGTCTTTTCGACGCTCGCCGTATGGGCCGGTATCGGCGTCTTCAACGTCGTCGCCTTCGTTCTGGTGGCGCGCGGCGCTGACCGCTTTGCCCATGCACGGCGCAGCGAGGTGCTTTGCCAGTCATTCGAGCGCGTGATCACCATGCCGCTTGCTTGGCATCATCAGCGCGGCACCTCCAATTCCCTGCATACGCTTCTGCGCGCGGTCGAGACCTTGTTCAGTCTCTGGCTCGAGTTCATGAGGCAGCATTTGTCCACCGTTGTCGCACTGGTTCTGCTGGTGCCGACGGCGCTCAGCATGGATATTCGCATGTCGATGGTCCTGCTGGCGCTGGGCGCGCTGTACGTCGGGATCGGGCGGCTGGTGATGCGTCGTACCAGGGAAGGCCAGGCGTCCGTGGAACGGCACTTTCACCAAGTGTTCGCACATGTGAGCGACTCGGTCAGCAATGTCGCCGTGCTGCAGAGCTACAATCGCATCGGCCACGAGACCGACGCCTTGAAGCGTTATGTCAAGAATCTGCTTGATGCCCAGTATCCGGTGCTCGACTGGTGGGCACTGGCCAACGCTCTGCACCGCCTGTCGTCGACCATTTCGATGATGGTCGTGCTGTTGATCGGCTCCTATCTGGTCATGCATGGCCAATTGCGTATCGGTGACGTCATCGCCTTTACCGGCTTTGCCACGCTGCTGATTGCCCGGCTCGACCAGATGTCGGCCTTCGCCAACCAGATTTCGGAAGCCAGGGCCAAGCTCGAGGAATTTTATCGCCTTGAGGACTCCGCGGCCGACGCCGCCGAGCCGGACGGGTTGCGTGACCTGGTCAACGTCACTGGTCATGTGCGTTTTGAAAACGTCAGCTTCGAATTCGCCAATTCGGGGCAGGGCGTGAACGACGTGTCATTCGAGGTCCATGCCGGCCAGACCGTGGCCATCGTCGGTCCGACGGGCGCAGGCAAGACCACGCTCATCAATCTTTTGCAGCGCGTCTTTGCGCCGTCGAGCGGCCGTATCCTGATCGATGGCATCGATACCCGCACGGTGACCCGCAAGTCGCTGCGCCACTCGATCGCCACCGTTTTCCAGGATGCGGGCCTGCTCAACCGCTCGATCGAGGACAATATCCGGGTCGGGCGCGCCGAGGCGACCTATGATGAGGTCCACGCCGCCGCCAACGCCGCTGCCGCGCAGGATTTCATCCTGTCGAAGAGCAACGGCTACGATACGGTCGTCGGCGAACGCGGCGGACAGCTTTCGGGCGGCGAGCGCCAGCGTATCGCGATCGCGCGCGCCGTTCTGAAGGATTCGCCCATCCTGGTGCTCGATGAAGCGACCAGCGCGCTTGACGTCGAGACGGAAGACCGCGTCAAGGAAGCGATCGACGAATTGCGTCGCGGCCGCACCACCTTCATCATCGCCCACCGCCTGACCACCGTTCGCGATGCCGATCTGGTCGTGTTCATGGACAAGGGCAAGGTGGTCGAAATGGGTGGGTTCGCCGAATTGTCGATGCGCAATGGCCGCTTCGCCAGCCTGCTGCGCGCCGGCGGCCTGCTCAACGACGAGGAAGTCCGCCGCCTCAGCCGCACCATCACGGACGAGGCCGCCTGA
- a CDS encoding GH36-type glycosyl hydrolase domain-containing protein, translated as MNIQTAPTQMEKTSAGFPAVTEEPIRSNFLPEERLRTLGTSLAKGDVKDLFGLDPFDFQPRVRDSASKILEVYRSTNAAQARGETITPAAQWLLDNNYLVEETIFQVKRDLPRRFYRQLPTLKLSDGASVPRALALAWTYVAHSDSSVSATMFKAIVEGFQSVEPLKIGELWALPSLLRFVLIENLRRIAVRVNRTRQMRQIANEVADRVLAIDDSADRQAILSNYVAHAQDTTFATQLLYRLRDGSQNAGRALEWLEGELEKSGSDAEEIIISEHRTLSGGNVTTGNIIRGLRLINDIDWTVWFEGVSRIDTLLRERTDFAALDFFSRDQYRTAIEEMARRSDRSEFRVAEKAIELAGHAAVADTTGTGPTAHTDVGFFLVGPRRLELEKAIGYRPTVSVTIKRAFGKTGWLGIVVPVFTLTVLLLVLSGNALANLGLAIPSIVLMLALFAVPASEGALAFFNTVVSLFLKPTRLVGYDYRRGMPPEARTLVVVPSLIGSRDDVEENIRNIEVHHLANTADEIHFALLSDWPDSKTEIDAADIEILQYARDEIARLNARYPSEGAPRFYVLHRRRLYNESQGAWMGWERKRGKLHELNLLLRGDSDTTFLPLDVPLPENVIHVMTLDADTRTTRDAVASLVGKLCHPLNRPHYDAAKRVVTAGYTILQPRITASLTSGDDASFFQRVFSANRGLDPYVFAVSDIYQDVFGDGSFTGKGLYHVDAFEAALKGRIEENTILSHDLLEGALARAALVTDVELVEDYPTRYSVDASRHHRWARGDWQLLGFILDPRSGVPALSRWKMVDNLRRSLTPIFWVMAAIAGWTLLPFTQAAQWQALLILTLFMAPTFDIVHAILPKSGDQTPRGHFSALARDVVFGTALVALKIVLMAHLAWMMGDAIIRTLYRLFVTRQNLLEWRTASQAHKNGDNDLGSYYGMMYGAVIVGVVGLAIPVLADSTGAFVAFFFALFWIGSPAFAFWISRSAETEDRLRISAADIHALRTVARRTWHYFETFVTAEHHNLPPDNFQESPAPVVAPRTSPTNIGVYLLSVISARDFGWISLSDATTRIDATMSTIESMPRERGHLFNWYDTTTLKPLYPLYISAVDSGNLAGHLVAVAAACAEWAEAPAVHLQGDFEGILDTVTILDESLAELPDDRRQLRPLRQRLADRLDGMRRAVESIKAQPEMASIRTINLAVLAGEIRKLAIAIHTEAASTRSDTIADWAARLEATCEAHVHDAHSDDNAVEALRAKLLSLRERARRFAFEMDFSFLMRKERKLLSIGYRVEEHQLDESCYDLLASEARLTSLFAIAKGDLPTEHWFHLGRPIVEIGFKGALMSWSGSMFEYLMPPLVMKEAQGSILNQTSKLIIKRQIQYGRSKNVPWGISEAAYNARDRELTYQYTNFGVPGLGLKRGLGQNTVIAPYATVLAAQFTPRESVQNLARLRQLGALGRHGFYDAVDFTPQRVPEGTDHVVVLNYMAHHSGMSIAAVADAIFEGRLRDRFHSDPVIESAELLLQERAPRDIPTATVRTEADERSKDETEVESPDTRIVLNPLKALRSTSVMSNGRYSVMVTATGSGYSRWGELAVTRWQPDPTEDRLGSYIFLRDAGTGDWWSATAEPKRATDEEVQTLFSDDKASFIKSVGSLRSEVECIVISEGNGEGRRVTLYNDGPVDRHIEVTSFAELVLGSDASDNAHPAFSKMFVETEIAANNAAIFATRRKRETDEPDVTMVHFVTDPSGSTRDAEAETDRRAFIGRGRTIVEAAAFDPGAKLGGHSGFTLDPVAALRRQVRVPANKKISLTFWTAVGANRAELEDAIARLDHPEAFARQAMLAWTRSQVQTRHLGLSLADAANVQNLARYLIYPDPFLRLPAESIASGLGKQSGLWPTSISGDFPIFLVRIGDVADLEIVAQALRFQEYMRARGMMIDFVVVNEQASSYVQDLQRAVETLCENSRLRGKELGPRQHIFAVRRDLMDETTYKTLLAVARVALHTRNGTIFDQIERAEAAALQARDALQPAGAAALREPSPPAPQTWAAQASVEGSADGSGLNQWNGFGGFEGDGRHYVVRLAGRRTTPQPWINVVSNASFGFHVSAEGAAFTWSRNSRDYQLTPWANDPVTNRPGEGIYIYDHANGRAFAPLAAVVRDPAMTYETWHGQGFSTFRSKRGPLSMDLTHVVDPVDPVKISRLRIQNSGSVPARLRVYAYAEWVLGSHRSRTAATIVPSRDAATGALLAQNPYGLDFSERVAFLAADGAAHSVTADRGEFIGRNGTSELPHAVLSGASLSGRVEAGDDPCAAIARDVDIPAGGDVTLLWLLGDAASAEEASALVQHHCSKDFDQRLADNERTWRGFLDTIQVETPDKALNAMVNHWLPYQSLACRIRARSAFYQASGAFGFRDQLQDTLALLVHDPNLARDQILNAARRQFPEGDVQHWWLPRTEAGVRTMISDDVVWLAHATAHYLQVTGDTAILREQLPFIDGPPLEEGEHDAFFTPEISKKTASLYDHCARALDLAIKRSSSAGLPLILGGDWNDGMNRVGEHGKGESVWLGWFLLKTLGDFAPVAKAEGDTKRAQAWTKHADVLKRALESTAWDGEWYRRGSFDDGTPLGSRGSQECKIDSIAQSWSVLSGEGDPARSTTAMQQALKMLVDDELKIVKLFTPPFSRTEQNPGYIKSYPPGVRENGGQYTHAATWFVIALAEMGRTDDAYRCLSMLNPVNHALDEAAAEHYRVEPYVVAADVYAGQGKGGRGGWTWYTGSAGWLYRAAVEGILGIERRGERIQFRPKLPSHWDGYTATLRVLGAELRVRVVRDAKVKAISLEVDGKKTKASSFEPKAGDKTEVVVRIPA; from the coding sequence ATGAATATTCAGACGGCCCCCACCCAAATGGAAAAGACGAGCGCGGGCTTCCCGGCCGTCACCGAAGAGCCGATACGCTCCAATTTCCTCCCGGAAGAGCGCCTGCGCACGCTGGGTACAAGCCTCGCCAAGGGCGACGTCAAGGATCTGTTCGGCCTGGATCCGTTCGATTTCCAGCCACGCGTCCGCGACAGCGCCAGCAAGATCCTCGAAGTCTACCGCTCGACCAATGCCGCACAGGCGAGGGGCGAGACAATCACGCCGGCGGCGCAATGGCTGCTCGACAACAACTATCTGGTTGAGGAAACCATCTTCCAGGTCAAGCGCGACCTGCCGCGCCGTTTCTATCGGCAGTTACCGACGCTGAAGCTTTCCGACGGCGCCAGCGTGCCGCGCGCGCTTGCGTTGGCCTGGACCTATGTCGCCCATTCGGACAGTTCCGTCTCGGCGACCATGTTCAAGGCGATCGTCGAAGGCTTTCAGTCCGTGGAGCCGCTGAAGATCGGCGAACTCTGGGCGCTGCCATCGCTGCTGCGCTTCGTTCTGATCGAAAATCTTCGCCGGATCGCGGTCCGGGTCAATCGTACCCGGCAGATGCGCCAGATTGCCAACGAGGTTGCCGACCGCGTGCTGGCGATCGACGACAGCGCCGACCGTCAGGCGATCCTGTCGAACTACGTCGCCCATGCACAGGACACCACCTTCGCCACCCAATTGCTCTACCGCCTGCGCGACGGGTCGCAAAATGCCGGCAGGGCGCTGGAATGGCTGGAGGGCGAGCTTGAAAAGTCCGGCTCCGATGCCGAGGAAATCATCATCAGCGAACATCGCACGCTGTCCGGCGGCAATGTAACCACCGGCAACATCATCCGCGGCCTCAGGCTTATCAACGATATCGACTGGACGGTTTGGTTCGAAGGTGTCAGCCGCATCGACACCTTGCTGCGCGAGCGCACCGATTTCGCCGCGCTCGATTTCTTCTCGCGCGACCAGTACCGGACCGCGATCGAGGAAATGGCGCGCCGCTCCGATCGTTCCGAATTCCGCGTTGCCGAAAAGGCGATCGAACTCGCCGGCCATGCCGCTGTCGCCGATACCACCGGCACCGGTCCGACCGCTCACACCGACGTCGGGTTCTTTCTGGTCGGCCCGCGCCGGCTGGAACTGGAAAAAGCGATCGGCTATCGGCCGACCGTCAGCGTCACGATCAAACGGGCGTTCGGCAAGACCGGATGGCTGGGCATTGTCGTGCCAGTGTTCACGCTGACGGTCCTGCTTCTGGTCCTCTCCGGCAACGCCCTTGCCAATCTCGGCCTGGCCATACCGTCGATCGTCTTGATGCTGGCGCTGTTTGCCGTGCCGGCCAGCGAAGGCGCGCTTGCCTTCTTCAACACCGTCGTATCGTTGTTCCTGAAGCCCACCCGCCTCGTCGGCTACGACTACAGACGCGGCATGCCGCCCGAGGCGCGCACGCTGGTGGTGGTGCCGTCGCTGATCGGCTCGCGCGACGACGTCGAGGAGAACATCCGCAACATCGAAGTGCATCACCTGGCCAACACCGCGGACGAAATCCATTTCGCTCTGCTTTCGGACTGGCCGGACAGCAAAACCGAAATCGATGCGGCGGATATTGAGATCCTCCAATATGCTCGCGACGAGATCGCACGGCTGAACGCCCGCTATCCCAGCGAAGGCGCGCCGCGTTTCTACGTCCTGCATCGCCGGCGGCTCTACAATGAATCCCAGGGCGCCTGGATGGGCTGGGAACGCAAGCGCGGCAAGTTGCACGAACTGAACCTTCTGCTGCGCGGTGACAGCGACACCACCTTCCTGCCGCTGGATGTGCCGTTGCCTGAAAACGTCATCCATGTGATGACGCTGGACGCCGACACGCGCACCACCCGCGATGCCGTCGCCAGTTTGGTTGGCAAGCTTTGCCATCCGCTCAACCGCCCGCATTACGATGCGGCAAAGCGCGTTGTCACCGCCGGCTACACCATCCTGCAGCCGCGCATCACCGCCTCGCTGACCAGCGGCGACGACGCATCCTTCTTCCAGCGGGTCTTTTCCGCCAATCGCGGCCTCGATCCCTACGTATTTGCCGTCTCGGATATCTACCAGGACGTCTTCGGCGACGGCTCCTTCACCGGCAAGGGCCTCTATCACGTCGACGCCTTCGAAGCGGCGCTGAAGGGCCGCATCGAAGAAAACACCATCCTCAGCCACGATCTGCTCGAAGGCGCCTTGGCACGCGCGGCGCTGGTCACGGACGTCGAACTGGTCGAGGACTATCCGACCCGCTATTCGGTCGACGCGTCGCGCCACCATCGCTGGGCACGCGGCGACTGGCAGCTTCTGGGCTTCATTCTCGATCCACGCTCCGGCGTGCCGGCGCTGTCGCGCTGGAAGATGGTCGACAATCTGCGCCGCTCGCTGACGCCGATCTTCTGGGTGATGGCGGCGATCGCCGGCTGGACGTTGCTGCCTTTCACGCAGGCCGCGCAATGGCAGGCGCTGTTGATCCTCACACTGTTCATGGCGCCGACATTCGACATCGTCCACGCCATCCTGCCGAAAAGCGGCGACCAGACGCCGCGCGGCCATTTCTCGGCGCTGGCGCGAGACGTTGTCTTCGGCACCGCCCTGGTAGCGCTGAAGATCGTGCTGATGGCGCATCTGGCCTGGATGATGGGCGATGCCATCATTCGCACGCTCTACCGTTTGTTCGTCACTCGGCAGAACCTGCTCGAGTGGCGCACTGCCTCGCAGGCGCACAAGAACGGCGACAACGATCTCGGCTCCTATTACGGCATGATGTATGGCGCGGTGATTGTCGGCGTCGTCGGGCTTGCCATCCCTGTTCTGGCCGATTCCACCGGAGCTTTCGTTGCCTTCTTCTTCGCGCTGTTCTGGATCGGTTCGCCGGCCTTCGCCTTCTGGATCAGCCGCTCGGCCGAAACCGAGGACCGTTTGCGCATATCGGCGGCGGATATCCATGCTCTGCGCACGGTTGCGCGGCGCACATGGCATTATTTCGAGACCTTCGTGACGGCCGAGCATCACAATCTGCCGCCCGATAATTTCCAGGAAAGTCCGGCACCTGTCGTGGCGCCCCGCACCTCGCCGACCAATATCGGCGTCTATCTCCTGTCGGTGATTTCGGCGCGCGACTTCGGCTGGATCAGCCTGTCCGACGCGACCACCCGCATCGACGCGACGATGTCGACCATCGAGAGCATGCCGCGTGAGCGCGGCCATCTCTTCAACTGGTATGACACGACGACGCTGAAACCGCTCTATCCGCTCTACATTTCCGCCGTCGATAGCGGCAATCTTGCCGGCCATCTGGTGGCGGTGGCGGCCGCCTGCGCCGAATGGGCGGAAGCGCCTGCAGTCCACCTTCAGGGCGACTTCGAGGGTATCCTCGATACGGTGACGATCCTCGACGAAAGCCTGGCGGAGTTGCCTGACGACCGTCGCCAGTTGCGGCCGTTGCGCCAGCGGCTCGCCGATCGCCTCGACGGCATGCGGCGGGCGGTCGAATCGATCAAGGCACAGCCCGAGATGGCATCGATCCGCACCATCAACCTGGCCGTTCTGGCCGGCGAGATCCGCAAGCTCGCCATCGCCATCCATACCGAGGCCGCATCGACGCGGAGCGATACCATCGCCGACTGGGCGGCGAGACTGGAAGCCACCTGCGAAGCGCATGTCCATGACGCGCATAGCGACGACAATGCCGTCGAAGCCTTGCGGGCCAAGCTTCTTTCGCTGCGCGAGCGCGCGCGTCGCTTCGCCTTTGAGATGGATTTCTCCTTCCTCATGCGGAAGGAACGCAAGCTCCTGTCGATCGGCTACCGGGTCGAGGAGCATCAGCTCGACGAAAGCTGCTACGACCTCCTGGCTTCCGAGGCGCGGCTGACCAGCCTGTTCGCCATCGCCAAGGGCGATTTGCCGACGGAGCACTGGTTCCACCTCGGCCGGCCGATCGTCGAGATCGGGTTCAAGGGCGCACTGATGTCCTGGTCCGGCTCGATGTTCGAGTATCTGATGCCGCCGTTGGTGATGAAAGAGGCCCAAGGCAGCATCCTCAACCAGACCAGCAAGCTCATCATCAAACGTCAGATCCAGTACGGCCGCTCGAAGAACGTGCCCTGGGGGATTTCGGAAGCGGCCTACAATGCCCGCGACCGCGAACTGACCTACCAGTACACCAATTTCGGCGTGCCCGGGCTGGGGCTGAAGCGAGGTCTTGGCCAGAACACGGTGATTGCGCCTTATGCAACCGTGCTGGCGGCGCAGTTCACCCCGCGTGAATCGGTGCAGAACCTGGCCAGGCTGAGGCAGCTCGGCGCCCTTGGCCGGCACGGCTTCTACGATGCGGTCGATTTCACGCCGCAGCGCGTGCCGGAGGGCACCGACCATGTCGTTGTGCTGAACTACATGGCCCACCATTCCGGCATGTCGATCGCCGCCGTTGCCGACGCCATCTTCGAAGGACGCCTGCGCGACCGCTTCCACAGCGATCCGGTGATCGAGTCGGCCGAGTTGCTGCTGCAGGAAAGGGCGCCGCGCGACATCCCGACCGCCACCGTCAGAACCGAGGCCGACGAACGGTCGAAGGACGAAACGGAAGTCGAGAGCCCCGACACGCGCATCGTGCTCAATCCGCTCAAGGCGCTGCGTTCGACCAGCGTCATGTCCAACGGCCGCTACTCGGTCATGGTCACCGCGACCGGCTCCGGCTATAGCCGCTGGGGCGAGCTTGCCGTCACGCGCTGGCAGCCGGATCCAACCGAGGATCGGCTTGGCTCCTATATCTTCCTGCGCGACGCCGGCACCGGCGACTGGTGGTCGGCCACCGCCGAGCCAAAGCGTGCAACCGACGAAGAGGTGCAGACGCTGTTCTCCGACGACAAGGCGAGTTTCATCAAGTCGGTGGGATCACTGCGTTCGGAGGTCGAATGCATCGTCATCTCGGAAGGAAACGGCGAAGGCCGGCGGGTGACGCTCTACAATGACGGCCCCGTCGATCGGCATATCGAAGTGACCTCCTTTGCCGAACTGGTGCTGGGCTCCGACGCATCCGACAATGCGCATCCGGCCTTCTCGAAAATGTTCGTGGAAACCGAAATCGCTGCGAATAACGCGGCGATCTTCGCCACAAGACGCAAGCGGGAAACGGACGAGCCTGATGTCACCATGGTGCATTTCGTCACCGACCCGTCTGGGTCGACGCGCGACGCCGAGGCCGAAACCGACCGGCGCGCCTTCATCGGCCGCGGCCGCACCATTGTCGAGGCCGCGGCATTCGATCCCGGCGCCAAGCTTGGCGGCCATTCCGGCTTCACGCTGGATCCGGTCGCAGCACTTCGCCGACAGGTGCGCGTGCCGGCCAACAAAAAGATATCGCTGACCTTCTGGACTGCCGTCGGCGCCAACCGTGCCGAACTCGAAGATGCTATTGCGCGGCTCGATCATCCGGAAGCCTTCGCCCGCCAGGCGATGCTCGCCTGGACCCGCTCACAGGTGCAGACCCGTCATCTCGGCCTCAGCCTTGCCGATGCCGCCAATGTGCAGAACCTGGCGCGCTATCTGATCTATCCTGATCCGTTCCTGCGCCTTCCGGCCGAATCGATCGCTTCCGGGCTCGGCAAGCAGTCGGGCCTGTGGCCGACCAGCATATCCGGCGACTTTCCGATTTTCCTGGTCAGGATCGGCGATGTCGCCGATCTCGAAATCGTTGCCCAGGCGCTCCGCTTCCAGGAATATATGCGCGCCCGCGGCATGATGATCGACTTTGTCGTCGTCAACGAGCAGGCTTCATCCTACGTGCAGGATCTGCAACGGGCAGTCGAGACGCTGTGCGAAAACAGCCGCCTGCGCGGCAAGGAACTCGGACCCCGCCAGCACATCTTCGCGGTGCGCCGCGATCTGATGGACGAGACGACCTACAAGACGCTGCTCGCCGTCGCCCGCGTCGCCCTGCACACGCGAAACGGCACCATCTTCGATCAGATCGAGCGCGCCGAGGCCGCTGCGCTGCAAGCGCGGGACGCTTTGCAGCCGGCAGGTGCAGCAGCGCTTCGTGAACCGTCTCCGCCGGCGCCACAGACATGGGCTGCCCAGGCCTCGGTCGAAGGCAGCGCCGACGGCAGCGGGCTCAACCAGTGGAACGGTTTTGGCGGCTTCGAGGGCGACGGACGCCACTATGTCGTGCGCCTTGCTGGCCGGCGCACGACGCCGCAGCCCTGGATCAACGTCGTCTCCAACGCCTCGTTCGGTTTCCATGTTTCGGCTGAAGGTGCTGCTTTCACCTGGAGCCGAAACAGCCGCGACTATCAACTGACGCCGTGGGCGAATGACCCGGTCACCAACCGGCCCGGCGAGGGCATCTATATCTACGATCATGCCAACGGCCGGGCGTTCGCGCCGCTGGCCGCAGTGGTGCGCGATCCCGCCATGACCTACGAAACATGGCACGGACAGGGTTTTTCGACCTTCCGTTCGAAGCGCGGACCGCTGTCGATGGACCTGACCCATGTGGTGGATCCTGTCGATCCGGTGAAAATCTCCCGATTGCGCATCCAGAATTCGGGTTCGGTGCCGGCGCGCCTGCGCGTTTATGCCTACGCGGAATGGGTTCTTGGCAGCCATCGTTCGCGCACGGCGGCGACCATCGTTCCATCCAGGGATGCTGCGACGGGCGCGTTGCTGGCGCAAAATCCCTACGGGCTCGACTTCAGCGAGCGGGTCGCCTTCCTGGCCGCCGACGGCGCGGCACACTCGGTGACGGCCGACCGCGGCGAGTTCATCGGCCGAAACGGCACGAGCGAACTTCCGCATGCCGTGCTCAGCGGCGCCAGCCTGTCGGGCCGCGTCGAGGCCGGCGACGATCCTTGTGCTGCAATTGCACGCGACGTCGACATCCCTGCCGGCGGCGACGTGACGCTGCTCTGGCTGCTCGGCGATGCAGCCTCTGCCGAGGAAGCCAGCGCGCTGGTACAGCATCATTGCAGCAAGGATTTCGATCAGCGGCTGGCTGACAATGAACGCACCTGGCGAGGGTTTCTCGACACCATCCAGGTCGAGACGCCGGACAAGGCGCTCAACGCCATGGTCAACCACTGGCTGCCCTATCAGAGCCTTGCCTGCCGCATCCGCGCCCGCTCGGCGTTTTACCAGGCGAGCGGCGCCTTTGGCTTCCGCGATCAGTTGCAGGACACGCTGGCCCTGCTTGTCCATGATCCGAACCTGGCGCGCGACCAGATCCTCAACGCGGCGCGGCGGCAATTCCCCGAAGGCGACGTGCAGCATTGGTGGCTGCCGCGCACCGAGGCAGGCGTCCGCACCATGATTTCCGACGACGTGGTCTGGCTCGCCCATGCCACGGCACACTACTTGCAGGTGACCGGCGATACCGCGATCCTCAGGGAACAACTGCCCTTCATCGACGGGCCGCCTCTGGAAGAAGGCGAGCACGACGCCTTCTTCACCCCGGAGATATCGAAGAAGACCGCTTCACTCTATGATCATTGCGCACGTGCACTTGACCTTGCCATCAAGCGCAGCAGCTCCGCCGGACTGCCGCTGATCCTCGGTGGCGACTGGAACGACGGCATGAACCGTGTCGGCGAGCACGGAAAGGGCGAGAGCGTCTGGCTGGGCTGGTTCCTGCTGAAGACGCTGGGAGACTTTGCACCTGTCGCCAAGGCGGAAGGCGATACCAAGCGTGCGCAAGCCTGGACAAAACACGCCGACGTGCTGAAGCGGGCGTTGGAAAGCACCGCCTGGGATGGTGAATGGTATCGTCGCGGCAGTTTCGACGACGGCACGCCGCTGGGGTCGCGCGGTTCGCAGGAGTGCAAGATCGACTCGATTGCCCAGTCGTGGAGCGTGCTGTCGGGAGAGGGCGATCCGGCGCGGTCGACGACGGCGATGCAGCAGGCATTGAAAATGCTCGTCGACGACGAGCTCAAGATCGTCAAGCTTTTCACCCCGCCCTTCTCCAGGACGGAACAGAACCCAGGCTACATCAAGAGCTACCCGCCGGGTGTCCGTGAAAACGGCGGCCAGTACACCCACGCGGCGACATGGTTCGTCATTGCGCTCGCCGAAATGGGGCGCACCGACGACGCCTACCGCTGTCTCTCGATGCTCAACCCGGTCAACCACGCGCTCGACGAAGCCGCTGCCGAGCACTACCGCGTCGAGCCTTATGTCGTCGCGGCCGACGTCTACGCCGGGCAAGGCAAGGGCGGCCGCGGCGGCTGGACCTGGTATACCGGCTCGGCCGGCTGGCTTTACCGCGCGGCGGTCGAGGGCATCCTCGGCATTGAGCGCAGGGGCGAGCGCATCCAGTTCAGGCCGAAACTCCCCAGCCATTGGGATGGTTATACAGCAACGCTCAGGGTGCTGGGGGCCGAACTCAGGGTTCGCGTTGTCCGCGACGCCAAGGTCAAAGCCATCTCGCTTGAGGTAGATGGTAAAAAGACGAAGGCGTCGTCTTTCGAACCGAAAGCCGGCGACAAGACTGAGGTGGTCGTCAGGATACCGGCGTAG
- a CDS encoding HutD/Ves family protein: MRILRAAAYRSMPWKNGGGVTTEIAVSPAGAALDDFDWRISMARVESGGPFSGFAGVDRTLAVLEGEGIILDIAGRPAATVTKASAPLSFPADVPTQAALIAGPITDLNVMTRRGRMTHAVERVVISAPTDIQSVADATLILCFDGEITVAGATPVRIGPRDTLLLGPDALKRRLEPARTATLFVIRIERVAAND; the protein is encoded by the coding sequence TTGCGCATTCTCCGGGCAGCCGCATACCGGTCTATGCCGTGGAAGAACGGCGGCGGGGTGACGACGGAAATCGCCGTCTCGCCCGCAGGTGCTGCGCTCGACGATTTCGACTGGCGCATCTCCATGGCTCGCGTCGAAAGCGGCGGGCCATTCTCCGGGTTTGCCGGAGTGGACCGAACCTTGGCCGTGCTGGAAGGCGAGGGGATCATCCTTGATATCGCCGGCCGCCCGGCGGCTACGGTGACCAAAGCTTCCGCCCCACTTTCCTTTCCGGCCGATGTGCCGACGCAAGCGGCGCTGATCGCCGGTCCGATCACCGATCTCAACGTCATGACGCGGCGCGGACGGATGACCCACGCCGTCGAGCGCGTGGTGATTTCGGCCCCGACAGATATCCAGTCGGTGGCCGACGCGACCCTCATCCTGTGTTTTGACGGCGAGATCACGGTGGCCGGCGCGACGCCTGTCCGCATCGGGCCGCGCGACACGCTGTTGCTCGGGCCGGACGCCCTAAAACGGCGCCTGGAGCCTGCCCGAACGGCGACGCTGTTCGTGATCAGGATCGAACGGGTTGCTGCAAACGATTAA